One Streptomyces fagopyri DNA window includes the following coding sequences:
- a CDS encoding MATE family efflux transporter, whose amino-acid sequence MTPMTTEGDNPRATAPRAGSARRALVGRLSWGLADQAASSVSNFVVGIYVARSLGVTAFGVFSLAWVTYGVVLNVSRGLATDPLVVRFSGVPDASWRAAVARSTGTALGVGAALGTACLVAGLGLGGRVGPAFAALGVMLPGLLLQDAWRFSFFAAGAGRKAFVNDVVWGVALVPVMVVAAHAGTVAAFVLAWGGSATVAGAYGYVQSGIRPRLAEARGWLREQRDLGYRYLVENVSLSGASQLRAYGLGAIIGVAAVGAVRGAELLMGPFLAVLMGLSLVTVPEAARVLRQAPHRLGAFCLLLGGGQAAGALLWGGALLLMPGRFGELVLGGVWHSASQLIVPITFSVAGAGLGTGAAAGLRALGAARRSLRCQLFASACYVGGGLGGAAAAGTVGSAWGVAAATISGSAVWWLQLRSALRERHRDPIPEVRTS is encoded by the coding sequence ATGACGCCGATGACCACCGAGGGGGACAATCCGCGGGCGACGGCGCCACGGGCCGGATCCGCCAGACGGGCGCTCGTCGGCCGGCTGTCCTGGGGACTGGCCGACCAGGCGGCCTCCAGCGTGAGCAACTTCGTGGTGGGCATCTACGTGGCCCGCTCACTGGGGGTGACCGCGTTCGGTGTGTTCAGCCTCGCCTGGGTGACGTACGGCGTGGTGCTCAACGTCTCCCGCGGGCTGGCCACCGATCCGCTCGTGGTGCGCTTCAGCGGCGTGCCGGACGCGTCCTGGCGCGCGGCGGTGGCCCGGTCGACGGGTACCGCGCTCGGTGTCGGTGCCGCCCTCGGCACGGCGTGCCTGGTGGCCGGACTGGGTCTCGGCGGCCGCGTGGGGCCCGCGTTCGCCGCCCTCGGTGTCATGTTGCCGGGGCTGCTGCTCCAGGACGCCTGGCGGTTCTCGTTCTTCGCCGCGGGCGCCGGGCGGAAGGCGTTCGTCAACGACGTCGTGTGGGGTGTCGCCCTCGTCCCGGTCATGGTGGTGGCGGCCCATGCCGGCACCGTGGCCGCCTTCGTGCTCGCCTGGGGCGGGTCCGCGACCGTGGCGGGCGCCTACGGCTACGTCCAGTCGGGCATCCGGCCCCGGTTGGCCGAGGCGCGTGGGTGGCTCCGCGAGCAGCGCGATCTCGGCTACCGGTACCTGGTCGAGAACGTCAGCCTCAGCGGCGCGAGCCAGCTGCGGGCGTACGGGCTCGGCGCGATCATCGGCGTCGCCGCGGTGGGCGCGGTGCGGGGCGCCGAACTCCTGATGGGACCGTTCCTGGCGGTGCTCATGGGGCTTTCGCTGGTCACCGTCCCGGAGGCGGCACGGGTGCTGCGTCAGGCCCCGCACCGGCTCGGCGCGTTCTGTCTCCTCCTCGGCGGGGGGCAGGCCGCCGGCGCGCTGCTCTGGGGCGGAGCGCTGCTGCTGATGCCCGGCCGGTTCGGCGAGCTGGTGCTCGGCGGCGTCTGGCACTCCGCCTCGCAGCTCATCGTGCCGATCACCTTCAGCGTCGCGGGCGCGGGCCTGGGCACCGGCGCGGCGGCCGGACTGCGCGCGCTCGGCGCGGCCCGGCGCAGCCTGCGCTGCCAGCTGTTCGCCTCCGCCTGCTACGTCGGCGGCGGGCTCGGCGGGGCGGCCGCCGCCGGCACGGTCGGCTCGGCCTGGGGCGTCGCCGCCGCGACCATCAGCGGCTCGGCCGTGTGGTGGCTGCAACTGCGGTCCGCTCTGCGCGAGCGCCACCGCGATCCCATCCCCGAAGTGAGGACCTCATGA